TTGACCTGACCCTCTGGATCCAGTTAGCCCAGGGGAAGaactcccccttctcttccctggTGAGGTCAGGAAGTCAGGGGGGAAACCACAGCAGCTCCCACTAGTGGTGATGGGGAAGGGATCTGCAGGTTGACCTGGGAGTGCTAGAAAGACAAGGACAGGAGATCAAGTCCCTCCCTCGGCATTGTATCCCCTTTGCAACACAGGGCTGACTAGAGCAGAGGATGACAATGAGTTTTTCATGGAATTCCTGCAAACACTCCTGGTGGGGACCCCGGAAGAACTCTACGAAGGGCCCCTGGGCAAGTACAATGTCAATGACATGGCCAAGTCAGCGCTGAGCGAGCTCAAGTCCTGCATCGATGAACTACAGCCTGTGCATAAGGAGCA
This Mus musculus strain C57BL/6J chromosome 7, GRCm38.p6 C57BL/6J DNA region includes the following protein-coding sequences:
- the Scgb1c1 gene encoding secretoglobin family 1C member 1 precursor; protein product: MKGSSALLLVALSLLCVCGLTRAEDDNEFFMEFLQTLLVGTPEELYEGPLGKYNVNDMAKSALSELKSCIDELQPVHKEQLVKLLVQVLDAQEDT